The Erythrolamprus reginae isolate rEryReg1 chromosome 3, rEryReg1.hap1, whole genome shotgun sequence genome contains a region encoding:
- the TEX38 gene encoding testis-expressed protein 38, producing the protein MMIIPSGLLPVYFGSLAFCYILVFTCMLLLQWRKQILQKRRAKVWMKQLKAESYFQHALAHRADKEAQPRTNAAICNPDDIPEPQSMHLPSENMVEINDNSTSPLPDSAPYKPVFQEVVCVCALSHLPPLLAHSASYPCSAIPTESSPFSSPLNPAIFKTDPYSIGSRISA; encoded by the exons ATGATGATTATCCCTAGTG GTTTGCTGCCAGTGTATTTTGGAAGCTTAGCTTTCTGCTACATCTTGGTGTTCACATGCATGCTGCTCCTTCAGTGGCGAAAACAAATCCTTCAAAAACGTCGTGCAAAAGTCTGGATGAAACAGCTGAAAGCAGAGTCTTATTTTCAACATGCACTGGCTCACAGAGCTGATAAGGAAGCCCAGCCTAGAACAAATGCAGCCATCTGCAATCCTGATGACATCCCAGAGCCACAAAGCATGCACTTGCCCAGTGAGAATATGGTGGAGATCAATGACAATTCTACCTCTCCACTTCCAGATTCAGCTCCATACAAACCGGTATTTCAAGaggttgtgtgtgtttgtgcgctCTCTCACTTGCCACCACTGCTTGCGCATTCAGCTTCTTACCCTTGCTCTGCCATTCCAACAGAAAGTTCACCATTCAGCTCACCTCTAAACCCAGCCATCTTCAAAACTGATCCATACAGTATCGGTAGCAGGATTTCTGCTTAG